The Cellulophaga sp. L1A9 genome window below encodes:
- a CDS encoding GNAT family N-acetyltransferase has product MRRAKILEIPDILKITKACALKMSENGIHQWNEHYPSKDAFENDIKRNELYVLEENSKIIGTIVISTHMDEEYKPITWLTKNDNNCYIHRLSVHPASQGKGFAQRMMAFAENYAKKQNYTSVRLDTFSQNKRNQKFYETRGYQKLGEIYFPKQSIHPFYCYELTL; this is encoded by the coding sequence ATGCGCCGCGCAAAGATATTAGAAATTCCCGATATTCTTAAAATTACTAAAGCCTGTGCTTTAAAAATGTCTGAAAATGGAATTCACCAATGGAATGAACATTATCCATCAAAAGATGCTTTTGAAAACGACATAAAGCGAAATGAATTGTATGTCTTAGAAGAAAATTCTAAAATTATAGGTACAATAGTGATTTCCACACATATGGATGAGGAATACAAACCTATTACATGGCTCACTAAAAATGATAATAACTGCTACATACACAGACTGTCTGTACATCCTGCATCTCAAGGGAAAGGATTCGCCCAAAGAATGATGGCCTTTGCCGAAAATTACGCCAAGAAACAAAACTATACCTCTGTAAGATTAGATACCTTTAGCCAAAATAAGAGAAATCAGAAATTTTATGAAACTAGAGGATACCAGAAATTAGGTGAGATCTACTTTCCAAAACAAAGTATACATCCCTTTTATTGTTATGAACTCACGTTATAA
- a CDS encoding MATE family efflux transporter: protein MKNTITFKDINKLAIPATIAGIAEPLLSITDTAIVGNIEVDGIESLAAAGIVGSFLSMLIWVLGQTRSAISAIISQYLGAGKSEEIKSLPAQAIYLNIGLSILILLSTIFIIDDIFRFLNATGKILDYCISYYSIRVWGFPLTLFTFAVMGIFRGLQNTFYPMLIAIVGAVLNVILDYIFVYGITDVLEPMYLEGAAWASLIAQGVMAIMAFILLITKTNINLKPQLPLHPELGRLVVMSLNLFVRALALNVALILAVREATALGNNFIGAHTIAINLWLFSAFFIDGYAAAGNIMGGKLLGSKDYDGLFLLAKKIMIYGVLVSLFLMTLGFIFYKPIGTFFSNDFPVLHAFYGVFFIVILGQPINSIAFIFDGLFKGLGEMKYLRNTLLVATFLGFIPALFIGKYFELQLQGIWIAFTIWMFIRGGALVIEFKRKFMPLRTLH from the coding sequence TTGAAGAATACCATTACCTTTAAAGACATTAATAAACTAGCAATTCCAGCCACTATCGCTGGGATAGCTGAGCCTTTACTTTCCATTACAGATACCGCTATTGTGGGTAATATTGAAGTAGACGGAATAGAATCTCTGGCGGCCGCCGGTATTGTAGGTTCTTTTTTATCCATGTTAATTTGGGTTTTAGGACAAACCAGAAGTGCCATTTCTGCCATAATTTCACAATATTTAGGGGCAGGAAAATCTGAAGAAATAAAATCATTACCCGCACAAGCCATCTATTTAAACATTGGATTGAGTATTTTAATTCTACTTTCTACTATTTTTATTATAGATGATATCTTTAGATTTTTAAACGCTACTGGTAAAATTTTAGACTATTGTATTTCCTACTATTCCATTCGCGTTTGGGGTTTTCCCCTAACCTTATTCACCTTTGCTGTAATGGGTATTTTTAGAGGGTTACAGAATACCTTTTACCCAATGCTAATTGCTATTGTTGGTGCGGTACTTAACGTAATTTTAGATTATATCTTTGTTTACGGAATTACTGACGTTTTAGAACCAATGTATTTAGAGGGCGCAGCATGGGCAAGCTTAATTGCACAAGGGGTTATGGCTATAATGGCATTTATACTACTAATCACAAAGACAAATATTAACCTGAAGCCACAGCTCCCTTTGCATCCAGAACTAGGCCGACTTGTAGTGATGAGTTTAAATTTATTTGTCCGAGCACTTGCCCTCAATGTTGCACTGATATTGGCCGTAAGAGAAGCAACAGCTCTTGGTAACAACTTTATTGGCGCCCACACTATTGCAATAAATCTTTGGCTTTTTTCTGCTTTTTTTATTGATGGATATGCTGCAGCCGGTAATATTATGGGAGGAAAACTCTTAGGAAGCAAAGATTATGATGGCCTCTTTCTACTCGCTAAAAAAATTATGATATATGGCGTTTTAGTGAGCTTATTTTTGATGACTTTAGGGTTTATTTTTTACAAACCCATCGGAACTTTTTTCTCTAATGACTTTCCCGTACTCCATGCTTTTTATGGTGTCTTTTTTATTGTAATTCTAGGGCAACCCATAAATAGTATCGCATTTATTTTTGACGGATTATTTAAGGGATTAGGTGAAATGAAATACTTAAGAAATACGTTGTTAGTAGCCACCTTCTTGGGGTTTATTCCCGCTTTATTCATCGGGAAGTATTTTGAGCTTCAATTACAAGGTATTTGGATTGCATTTACCATTTGGATGTTCATTCGCGGTGGTGCATTGGTTATAGAGTTTAAAAGAAAATTTATGCCCCTTAGAACGCTCCATTAA
- a CDS encoding enoyl-CoA hydratase/isomerase family protein, whose translation MATSRPNGSLYTHIENKVATLEFGHPASNSFVSDLLDRLAKEFTKLSDDKNINVIILKSEGDRAFCAGASFDELVAVSTLEEGKIFFSGFANVINAMRTCSKIIVGRIQGKTVGGGVGLAAACDIVYATESASIRLSELTIGIAPFVIAPAVERKMGTAALSELSLRPTEWKTAYWAQEKGLFAKVYESISELDKELEFYTNSLSQYNPQALEDWKNVLWENTDHWDVLLPQRAAITGKLALSEFTKNTLEKFKK comes from the coding sequence ATGGCTACTTCAAGACCCAACGGAAGTCTTTATACACACATAGAAAACAAGGTGGCTACCCTAGAATTTGGTCATCCGGCGAGTAATTCATTTGTAAGTGATTTATTAGATCGTTTGGCTAAAGAATTTACCAAGCTTTCAGACGATAAGAATATTAATGTCATCATCCTAAAATCGGAAGGCGATCGTGCATTTTGTGCTGGTGCTTCTTTTGATGAATTGGTCGCTGTATCTACTTTAGAAGAGGGTAAAATTTTCTTTAGTGGCTTTGCAAATGTTATTAACGCGATGCGTACCTGTAGCAAAATTATTGTAGGTCGTATTCAAGGAAAAACTGTTGGCGGAGGTGTTGGCTTAGCTGCTGCCTGTGATATTGTTTATGCTACAGAAAGTGCCTCTATTCGTTTGTCTGAACTTACTATTGGTATTGCTCCTTTTGTTATTGCTCCCGCTGTAGAACGGAAAATGGGCACTGCTGCTTTATCTGAGCTTTCATTGCGTCCCACAGAATGGAAAACAGCCTATTGGGCTCAAGAAAAAGGCTTATTCGCTAAGGTATATGAATCTATTTCTGAGCTAGATAAAGAATTAGAATTTTATACCAACAGCCTATCACAATACAATCCTCAAGCGCTAGAAGATTGGAAAAATGTACTTTGGGAAAATACAGATCATTGGGATGTTTTATTACCACAAAGAGCTGCCATCACAGGAAAATTGGCCTTATCTGAATTCACAAAAAACACTTTAGAAAAATTTAAAAAGTAA
- a CDS encoding 6-carboxytetrahydropterin synthase: MSNIRITKQFNFETGHALYGYDGKCRNVHGHSYKLSVTVIGRPITDTSHVKLGMVIDFGDLKKIVKEEIVDQFDHATVFNKNTPHVELAKELTDRGHMVILADYQPTSENMVIDFAARISSRLPENIKLHSLKLQETDTSFAEWYASDNSPL, from the coding sequence ATGAGTAATATCAGAATCACCAAGCAATTTAATTTTGAAACCGGTCATGCCTTATACGGTTATGATGGTAAATGTAGAAATGTACACGGGCATAGTTACAAACTTTCTGTGACGGTGATTGGCAGGCCTATTACGGATACATCGCATGTAAAATTAGGAATGGTCATAGATTTTGGTGATTTAAAAAAGATTGTCAAAGAAGAAATAGTAGACCAGTTTGATCATGCTACAGTATTTAATAAAAATACACCTCACGTAGAATTAGCTAAGGAGCTTACAGATCGCGGGCACATGGTTATTTTAGCAGACTACCAACCTACTAGTGAAAATATGGTGATTGATTTTGCCGCACGTATTAGCTCCAGATTACCAGAAAACATAAAATTACACTCGTTAAAACTACAAGAAACCGATACCTCTTTTGCTGAGTGGTATGCTAGTGATAATAGCCCTCTTTAA
- a CDS encoding UDP-2,3-diacylglucosamine diphosphatase → MTSLQIPEGKKVYFASDNHLGAPTKEHSYPREKKFVAWLDEIKTDAAAIFLLGDMFDFWMEYKTVVPKGFTRTLGKLAEIADSGIPIYYFVGNHDLWMNGYFEEELGIPVFHSPQQFTFNDTSFFIGHGDGLGPGDKGYKRMKKVFTNPFSKWLFRWLHPDLGVRLAQYLSVKNKLISGDDDAKFLGEDNEWLVQYAKRKLEKDHYDYFVFGHRHLPLDIALNETSKYINLGDWIGYYTYGVFDGEKMALKEFTASI, encoded by the coding sequence ATGACAAGCCTACAAATACCTGAAGGAAAGAAAGTATATTTTGCTAGTGACAATCACTTAGGCGCTCCTACTAAGGAACACAGTTACCCTAGAGAGAAGAAATTTGTGGCTTGGTTGGACGAAATTAAAACAGACGCCGCTGCTATCTTTCTATTAGGTGATATGTTTGATTTTTGGATGGAATACAAAACAGTGGTCCCAAAAGGATTTACTAGAACATTAGGGAAATTAGCTGAAATTGCGGATTCTGGAATTCCAATCTATTACTTTGTAGGGAATCATGACCTTTGGATGAATGGTTACTTTGAAGAGGAACTCGGCATCCCTGTCTTTCATTCACCCCAACAGTTTACCTTCAATGACACGTCTTTTTTTATTGGCCATGGAGATGGTTTAGGTCCTGGTGATAAAGGATATAAGCGAATGAAAAAAGTATTTACGAATCCGTTTTCTAAATGGCTCTTCAGATGGTTACATCCAGATTTAGGCGTACGTTTAGCACAATACTTGTCTGTAAAAAACAAGCTAATCTCTGGTGATGACGATGCTAAGTTCTTAGGAGAAGACAACGAGTGGTTGGTACAATATGCAAAACGCAAGCTTGAGAAAGACCATTATGATTACTTCGTTTTTGGCCACAGACACTTGCCTTTAGATATTGCCTTAAACGAAACATCAAAATATATTAATCTTGGCGATTGGATTGGATACTATACCTACGGAGTTTTCGATGGTGAAAAAATGGCACTAAAGGAATTTACTGCCTCAATATAA
- a CDS encoding MFS transporter, translated as MDPYAALRYKEFNIFLLVRFAMVFAWSMQFIVIEWQVYTLTKDPLSLGIIGLMEVIPAVSMALFAGHIVDQKEKRNLLMLCILGFSVISFGLFVISIPSVIVDLDTKTILYTIYGLVFLGGIVRSFIGPTIFSLIALIVPKKIYPNAATWSSSTWQMASVLGPALAGFSISYIGVHWSMCLIFGFSILALIALFKIGPKPILNPKIGEPIFESLSEGLKFVFTNKAILGALTLDMIAVLFGGAVALLSVFAQDILHVGAEGFGILRAAPAVGAAITMLGSTRFPIHKNAGKKLLLAVFGFGLCMIVFGWSAYFWVSVAALFLSGALDGISMVVRQTILQLKTPDHMRGRVASVNSIFVGSSNELGAFESGVTAKLMGTATAVIFGGIMTITTVGITALAFPKFRKLDLQKDVEEHEAEG; from the coding sequence ATGGATCCGTATGCTGCTTTACGCTATAAAGAGTTCAATATATTTTTACTAGTCCGTTTTGCCATGGTTTTTGCATGGTCTATGCAATTTATTGTAATAGAATGGCAGGTGTATACCTTAACTAAGGATCCGTTATCCTTGGGGATTATTGGCTTAATGGAGGTTATTCCTGCAGTTTCTATGGCGCTTTTTGCTGGGCATATTGTAGACCAGAAAGAAAAACGAAACCTGTTGATGCTTTGTATTCTTGGTTTTTCTGTTATTAGTTTTGGGCTGTTTGTGATTAGTATCCCTTCTGTGATTGTCGATTTAGACACCAAAACTATTTTATATACCATATATGGCTTAGTATTTTTAGGAGGTATCGTACGTTCTTTTATTGGCCCCACTATTTTTTCATTAATCGCCTTAATTGTTCCTAAAAAAATATATCCCAATGCTGCGACATGGAGTAGTTCTACCTGGCAAATGGCGTCTGTTTTAGGCCCAGCGTTGGCAGGGTTCTCTATCAGTTATATTGGTGTGCATTGGTCCATGTGTTTAATCTTTGGTTTTTCTATACTGGCATTAATAGCACTTTTTAAAATAGGACCTAAACCAATTCTAAATCCGAAAATAGGAGAGCCAATTTTTGAAAGCTTAAGTGAAGGTTTAAAATTTGTATTTACGAATAAAGCCATTTTAGGAGCTTTAACGCTTGACATGATCGCCGTTTTATTTGGTGGCGCCGTGGCGCTATTATCTGTCTTTGCACAAGATATTTTACATGTGGGCGCAGAAGGTTTCGGGATTTTAAGAGCGGCGCCCGCAGTGGGAGCAGCAATTACCATGTTGGGCTCTACCCGATTTCCTATTCATAAAAATGCTGGGAAAAAATTACTCTTGGCGGTATTTGGTTTTGGTCTTTGTATGATTGTTTTTGGGTGGTCTGCGTATTTTTGGGTATCTGTAGCGGCTTTGTTCTTAAGTGGTGCGCTAGACGGAATCTCCATGGTGGTACGTCAAACCATTTTACAATTGAAAACTCCAGATCATATGCGGGGTCGCGTCGCATCTGTAAACTCTATTTTTGTAGGTTCTTCTAATGAATTGGGTGCTTTTGAAAGTGGCGTAACCGCAAAATTAATGGGTACGGCTACTGCTGTAATTTTTGGAGGTATTATGACCATAACTACAGTAGGGATAACTGCTCTTGCTTTTCCTAAATTTAGGAAACTAGATCTTCAAAAAGATGTTGAAGAACACGAAGCGGAAGGATAG
- a CDS encoding immunity 49 family protein produces the protein MEINKTIIPAEHFERFLNNAQKRIYKIENEFFEIFEKSVATNTLGTVTKHALDDFNKYTTCPNQDRASQTKLLFYWRVLAKAFYHLAYSVGVEVTVQFRDKPVKHIGVAYKSNMGFSDWLNTYSIFRVLRDQAGLNVLEGITDSAMDRADAGWTVLHKNMLHFLCSLHSNPKTREKLLIDAIKSTYADSGDYLQEGFAIEFVTYLYEPLLFVYEALLRNNEEDFNAQLIEALTRHKTYYDTQKNNRCNDSDGWISWRLLGAVALAYDNSIKINVKSDYIPEWLYKGEFDTATLPKYMVS, from the coding sequence ATGGAAATTAATAAAACTATAATACCCGCTGAGCATTTTGAACGTTTCTTAAATAATGCTCAAAAAAGAATATATAAAATAGAGAATGAATTTTTTGAAATTTTTGAGAAAAGTGTTGCAACAAATACTTTAGGTACCGTTACAAAACACGCTTTAGATGACTTTAACAAATATACAACCTGTCCAAATCAAGACAGAGCCTCGCAAACTAAACTACTATTTTACTGGCGAGTTTTAGCAAAAGCCTTTTATCATTTGGCATATTCTGTAGGTGTAGAAGTAACCGTACAATTTAGAGACAAACCTGTAAAACATATAGGTGTTGCCTACAAAAGCAATATGGGCTTTTCCGATTGGTTAAATACTTATAGTATTTTTAGAGTACTACGGGACCAAGCGGGTTTAAATGTATTGGAAGGTATTACAGATAGTGCTATGGATCGGGCAGATGCAGGTTGGACAGTATTACATAAAAATATGCTCCATTTTCTTTGTAGTTTACATTCTAACCCCAAAACAAGGGAGAAGTTATTAATAGATGCTATTAAATCTACCTACGCAGATTCTGGAGATTATTTACAAGAAGGCTTTGCCATAGAATTTGTAACCTATTTATACGAGCCATTGTTGTTTGTATATGAAGCGCTTTTACGAAATAATGAAGAAGATTTCAATGCACAATTAATAGAAGCACTTACTAGGCATAAAACGTATTACGATACACAAAAAAATAACCGCTGTAATGATTCAGATGGTTGGATAAGTTGGCGTCTTTTGGGGGCAGTTGCTTTGGCATACGATAATAGTATAAAAATTAATGTAAAAAGTGATTATATTCCAGAATGGCTGTACAAAGGAGAGTTTGATACTGCCACGCTTCCGAAATATATGGTAAGCTAA
- a CDS encoding immunity 49 family protein gives MEINKTIIPAEHFERYLNNVNRKIDKLEINSFERFENDVSSNTLGTFAFFILDDFNKYATCPNQDRALQTKALHYFKILAKAFYHLAYSAGTEVTVQFRDKPVQHMGVAYKSNMGFSDWLNTYSIFRVLRDQAGLNVLEGITDSAMDRADAGWTVLHKNMLHFLCSLHSNPKTREKLLIDAIKSTNADSGDYLQEGFAIEFVTYLYEPLLFVYEALLRNNEEDFNAQLIEALTRHKTYYDTKKNNRCNDSDGWISWRLLGAVALAYDNGIKINVKSDYIPEWLYKGEFDTATLPKYMVS, from the coding sequence ATGGAAATTAATAAAACTATAATACCCGCTGAGCATTTTGAACGTTACTTAAATAATGTCAATAGAAAAATTGATAAATTAGAAATAAACTCTTTTGAACGCTTCGAAAATGATGTTTCATCCAATACACTAGGAACTTTTGCATTTTTTATTTTAGATGACTTTAACAAATATGCAACCTGCCCAAACCAAGACAGAGCCTTGCAGACGAAAGCATTGCATTATTTCAAAATTTTAGCAAAAGCCTTTTATCATTTAGCATACTCTGCAGGTACAGAAGTAACCGTACAATTTAGAGACAAACCTGTACAGCATATGGGTGTTGCCTACAAAAGCAATATGGGCTTTTCCGATTGGTTAAATACTTATAGTATTTTTAGAGTACTACGGGACCAAGCAGGTTTAAATGTATTGGAAGGTATTACAGATAGTGCTATGGATCGGGCAGATGCAGGTTGGACAGTATTACATAAAAATATGCTCCATTTTCTTTGTAGTTTACATTCTAACCCCAAAACAAGGGAGAAGTTATTAATAGATGCTATTAAATCTACCAACGCAGATTCTGGAGATTATTTACAGGAAGGCTTTGCCATAGAATTTGTAACTTATTTATATGAGCCTTTGTTATTTGTATACGAAGCGCTTTTACGAAATAATGAAGAAGATTTTAATGCGCAATTAATAGAAGCACTTACTAGGCATAAAACGTATTATGACACAAAAAAAAATAACCGCTGTAACGACTCAGATGGTTGGATAAGTTGGCGTCTTTTAGGAGCAGTTGCCTTGGCATACGATAATGGTATAAAAATTAACGTAAAAAGTGATTATATTCCAGAATGGCTGTATAAAGGAGAGTTTGATACTGCTACGCTTCCGAAATATATGGTAAGCTAA
- a CDS encoding immunity 49 family protein, whose product MEINKTIIPAEHFERFLNNAQKRIYTIENEFFEIFEKSVATNTIGTVTKHALNDFNKYATCQNQDRASQTKLLFYWRVLAKAFYHLAYSAGTEVTVQFRDKPVQHMGVAYKSNMGFADWLNAYGIFRVLRDQAGLNVLEGITDSAMDRAETSWDTLDKNMLHFLCSLHTNPKTREKLLIDAIKSTYADSGDYLQEGFAIEFVTYLYEPLLFLYEALLRNNEEDFNAQLIEALTRHRTYYDTKKNNRCNDSDGWISWRLLGAVALAYDNGIKINIKSDYIPEWLYKGEFDTATLPKYMVS is encoded by the coding sequence ATGGAAATTAATAAAACTATAATACCCGCTGAGCATTTTGAACGTTTCTTAAATAATGCTCAAAAAAGAATATATACAATAGAGAATGAATTTTTTGAAATTTTTGAGAAAAGTGTTGCAACAAATACTATAGGTACTGTTACAAAACACGCTTTAAATGACTTTAACAAATATGCAACCTGTCAAAATCAAGACAGAGCCTCGCAAACTAAACTACTATTTTACTGGCGAGTTTTAGCAAAAGCCTTTTATCATTTAGCATACTCTGCAGGTACAGAAGTAACCGTACAATTTAGAGACAAACCTGTACAGCATATGGGTGTTGCCTACAAAAGCAATATGGGCTTTGCCGACTGGTTAAATGCTTACGGTATTTTTAGAGTTTTACGAGACCAAGCAGGTTTAAATGTATTGGAAGGTATTACAGATAGTGCTATGGATCGGGCAGAAACAAGTTGGGATACTTTAGATAAAAACATGCTCCATTTTCTTTGTAGTTTACATACTAACCCCAAAACAAGGGAGAAGTTATTAATAGATGCTATTAAATCTACCTACGCAGATTCTGGAGATTATTTACAGGAAGGCTTTGCCATAGAATTTGTAACCTATTTATACGAGCCCTTGTTGTTTTTATATGAAGCGCTTTTGCGAAATAATGAAGAAGATTTTAATGCGCAATTAATAGAAGCACTTACCAGACACAGAACGTATTATGACACAAAAAAAAATAACCGCTGTAACGATTCAGATGGTTGGATAAGTTGGCGTCTTTTAGGGGCAGTTGCCTTGGCATACGATAATGGTATAAAAATTAATATAAAAAGTGATTATATTCCAGAATGGCTCTATAAAGGAGAGTTTGATACTGCTACGCTTCCGAAATATATGGTAAGCTAA
- the recJ gene encoding single-stranded-DNA-specific exonuclease RecJ: MRWTIKAKPEEEKIKELASALNVEDLVAQLLLQRGISTFEEAKLFFRPQLSDLHDPFLMKDMDIAVARIETAINEGENILVFGDYDVDGTTAVALMSSYLLSFYPNVATYIPDRYAEGYGVSYKGIDFAEDNNFSLIIALDCGVKAVDKVAYAKEKGVDFIICDHHRTGDTLPDAIAILDPKRSDCTYPYDELCGCGVGFKLIQALGSRQGETIQDLIPYLDLVATAIGADIVPITGENRVLAYYGLKVINSDPRAGFKAIINQIKKSVLTITDVVFVIAPRINAAGRMVHGQHAVNLLTETNEAQAEKFAGEIEKYNIDRRGLDQEITKEALTQIIENKEEEGFTSVVYKETWHKGVIGIVASRLTETYYRPTLVFTKSGDKLAASARSVKDFDVYNALEGCADYIEQFGGHKYAAGLTLLEDQYNNFKHQFEKVVSETIDPNLLIPEIAVDMLIEIKDITPKLMRIINQFEPFGPENMTPVFMAENIQDSGYAKGVGEEGKHLKFAVTQNGYGPIGGIGFNLGDKLPMLTGRKPFSAVFSIDENEWQGNVSLQLKLRDIK, translated from the coding sequence ATGCGCTGGACGATTAAAGCCAAACCCGAAGAAGAAAAAATTAAGGAACTTGCCAGTGCTTTAAACGTAGAAGATCTTGTAGCGCAATTATTATTGCAACGCGGCATTTCTACTTTTGAAGAAGCAAAATTGTTTTTCAGACCTCAGTTATCAGACCTACATGATCCTTTTTTGATGAAGGATATGGATATTGCGGTAGCGCGTATAGAAACTGCAATTAATGAAGGAGAGAATATTCTGGTTTTTGGCGATTATGATGTAGATGGTACTACAGCAGTAGCCTTAATGTCCTCGTATTTATTGTCTTTTTATCCCAATGTGGCTACCTATATTCCAGATAGATATGCAGAAGGTTATGGCGTATCTTATAAAGGAATTGATTTTGCAGAGGATAATAATTTCTCTTTAATAATAGCCTTAGACTGTGGGGTAAAAGCGGTAGATAAAGTGGCTTATGCCAAAGAAAAGGGCGTAGATTTTATTATTTGCGACCACCATAGAACTGGTGATACTTTGCCAGACGCTATAGCTATTTTGGATCCTAAGAGAAGTGATTGTACGTATCCGTATGATGAACTCTGCGGGTGTGGGGTAGGTTTTAAATTGATACAAGCTTTAGGCTCCAGACAGGGAGAAACTATTCAAGATTTAATTCCTTATTTAGATTTAGTAGCCACGGCTATTGGTGCAGATATTGTGCCTATTACGGGTGAAAATAGAGTGTTGGCCTATTATGGCTTAAAAGTGATAAACTCAGACCCTAGAGCTGGTTTCAAGGCAATAATCAATCAGATTAAAAAATCCGTATTAACCATTACCGATGTTGTTTTTGTAATTGCCCCACGGATTAATGCTGCGGGTAGAATGGTACACGGGCAGCATGCTGTTAATTTATTGACGGAAACTAATGAAGCCCAAGCTGAAAAGTTTGCGGGTGAGATAGAGAAATATAATATTGATCGGAGAGGGTTGGATCAAGAAATTACGAAGGAAGCACTTACTCAGATTATTGAAAATAAAGAGGAAGAAGGTTTTACGTCTGTGGTGTATAAAGAAACATGGCATAAAGGAGTAATCGGTATTGTAGCCTCTAGACTTACGGAAACCTATTATAGACCAACCTTAGTGTTCACAAAAAGTGGTGATAAGTTGGCGGCTTCTGCACGTTCCGTAAAAGACTTTGATGTGTATAATGCACTCGAAGGTTGTGCAGATTATATAGAACAGTTCGGGGGACACAAATATGCAGCTGGACTTACTTTACTAGAGGATCAGTACAATAATTTTAAACATCAGTTTGAAAAAGTAGTTTCGGAAACCATAGATCCTAATTTATTAATTCCTGAGATTGCAGTAGACATGCTCATCGAGATAAAAGACATTACGCCTAAACTGATGCGTATCATTAATCAGTTTGAACCTTTTGGTCCGGAGAATATGACGCCTGTTTTTATGGCAGAAAATATTCAAGATTCTGGGTATGCAAAGGGCGTAGGTGAAGAAGGGAAACATTTAAAATTTGCGGTTACCCAAAATGGCTATGGCCCTATTGGTGGAATTGGTTTTAATTTAGGTGATAAATTACCCATGTTAACAGGTAGAAAACCCTTTAGCGCTGTTTTTTCTATTGATGAAAATGAATGGCAAGGCAATGTGAGTTTGCAATTGAAATTGAGGGATATAAAGTAG
- a CDS encoding OsmC family protein, whose translation MSTTNHISTKWLGNMTFESNNPSGNSLKIDIAKEDGGDGNGYRPKALMLSSLAGCSGLDVAALIKKMKLDVEEFHIETIANLTDEHPKFYDKVAVEYHFHGANLKEDKLQRAVDLSVEKYCGVMEMFRQFAEVEINTFFHNK comes from the coding sequence ATGAGCACAACAAATCATATATCAACCAAATGGTTGGGCAACATGACCTTTGAAAGTAATAACCCTTCTGGGAATAGTTTAAAAATAGATATTGCTAAAGAAGATGGTGGTGATGGTAATGGGTACAGACCTAAAGCATTAATGCTTTCTTCTCTTGCAGGATGCTCAGGATTGGATGTAGCAGCATTAATAAAAAAAATGAAATTAGACGTAGAAGAATTTCATATTGAAACCATTGCAAATTTGACGGATGAGCATCCAAAGTTTTATGATAAAGTAGCGGTAGAATATCATTTTCATGGCGCTAATCTTAAAGAAGATAAATTGCAAAGGGCAGTAGATTTATCCGTAGAAAAATATTGTGGCGTAATGGAAATGTTTCGTCAGTTTGCTGAGGTAGAAATAAATACGTTTTTCCATAATAAATAA
- a CDS encoding carboxymuconolactone decarboxylase family protein: protein MALVQPLDPNHDKETKELAEFFNETLGFCPNSVLTMQHRPAISKAFINLNKAVMANEGRVTSALKRMIAWVSSNATGCRYCQAHAIRAAERYGAEQEQLDNIWEYRTHAAFSEAERAALDFSLQASQVPNGVDAEIKERLYQYWNEGEIVEMLGVISLFGYLNRWNDSMGTTIENDAVESADQYLGKTGWEKGKHDGSKY from the coding sequence ATGGCCTTAGTACAACCTTTAGATCCGAATCACGATAAAGAAACCAAAGAATTAGCAGAATTCTTTAATGAAACGCTGGGCTTCTGTCCAAATTCTGTGTTAACCATGCAGCACAGACCTGCAATTTCTAAAGCATTTATAAATTTAAATAAAGCGGTTATGGCTAATGAAGGTAGAGTTACTTCTGCCTTAAAACGTATGATTGCTTGGGTAAGTAGTAATGCCACAGGATGCCGCTATTGCCAAGCACATGCCATTAGAGCCGCTGAGCGCTACGGAGCAGAGCAAGAGCAATTAGATAATATTTGGGAATACAGAACTCATGCTGCTTTCTCTGAGGCAGAACGTGCTGCATTAGATTTTTCATTGCAAGCATCTCAAGTACCAAATGGTGTTGATGCCGAAATAAAAGAACGTTTATACCAATATTGGAATGAAGGTGAAATTGTAGAAATGCTAGGTGTTATTTCTCTTTTTGGCTATTTAAATAGATGGAATGATTCTATGGGAACCACTATAGAAAATGACGCTGTTGAAAGTGCTGATCAATATCTAGGAAAAACAGGCTGGGAAAAAGGCAAACACGATGGATCTAAATATTAG